The Pseudomonas sp. R4-35-07 genome contains a region encoding:
- the lon gene encoding endopeptidase La: MSDQQDVPDYDLNDYADPENAETSSNTGLALPGQNLPDKVYIIPIHNRPFFPAQVLPVIVNEEPWAETLELVSKSDHHSLALFFMDTPPEDPRHFDTSALPLYGTLVKVHHASRENGKLQFVAQGLTRVRIKTWLKHHRPPYLVEVEYPHQPSEPTDEVKAYGMALINAIKELLPLNPLYSEELKNYLNRFSPNDPSPLTDFAAALTSATGNELQEVLDCVPMLKRMEKVLPMLRKEVEVARLQKELSAEVNRKIGEHQREFFLKEQLKVIQQELGLTKDDRSADVEQFEQRLVGKTLPAQAQKRIDEELNKLSILETGSPEYAVTRNYLDWATSVPWGVYGEDKLDLKHARKVLDKHHAGLDDIKSRILEFLAVGAYKGEVAGSIVLLVGPPGVGKTSVGKSIAESLGRPFYRFSVGGMRDEAEIKGHRRTYIGALPGKLVQALKDVEVMNPVIMLDEIDKMGQSFQGDPASALLETLDPEQNVEFLDHYLDLRLDLSKVLFVCTANTLDSIPGPLLDRMEVIRLSGYITEEKVAIAKRHLWPKQLEKAGVAKTSLSISDGALRALIDGYAREAGVRQLEKQLGKLVRKAVVKLLDEPNSVIKIANKDLEASLGMPVFRNEQVLSGTGVITGLAWTSMGGATLPIEATRIHTLNRGFKLTGQLGEVMKESAEIAYSFISSNLKSFGGDPKFFDEAFVHLHVPEGATPKDGPSAGVTMASALLSLARNQPPKKGVAMTGELTLTGHVLPIGGVREKVIAARRQKIHELILPEPNRGSFEELPEYLKEGMTVHFAKRFADVAKVLF; the protein is encoded by the coding sequence ATGAGCGACCAGCAAGACGTCCCTGATTACGACCTGAACGACTACGCCGACCCCGAAAACGCCGAAACTTCGTCCAACACCGGCCTGGCCCTGCCTGGGCAAAACCTGCCGGACAAGGTCTACATCATCCCGATCCACAACCGGCCGTTTTTTCCGGCGCAGGTGTTGCCGGTCATCGTCAATGAAGAACCCTGGGCCGAAACCCTGGAACTGGTGAGCAAATCCGACCACCATTCCCTCGCCCTGTTTTTCATGGATACACCGCCCGAAGACCCGCGCCACTTCGACACCTCTGCCCTGCCGCTGTACGGCACCCTGGTCAAGGTGCACCACGCCAGCCGCGAAAACGGCAAGCTGCAATTCGTGGCCCAAGGCCTGACGCGCGTGCGCATCAAGACCTGGCTCAAGCACCACCGCCCACCGTACCTGGTGGAGGTCGAATACCCGCACCAGCCGAGCGAGCCGACCGACGAGGTAAAGGCCTACGGCATGGCGCTGATCAATGCGATCAAGGAACTGCTGCCGCTCAACCCGCTGTACAGCGAAGAGTTGAAGAACTACCTCAACCGCTTCAGCCCCAACGACCCGTCGCCGCTCACCGACTTCGCCGCCGCGCTGACCTCGGCCACCGGTAACGAGTTGCAGGAAGTGCTCGATTGCGTGCCCATGCTCAAGCGCATGGAAAAAGTTTTGCCGATGCTGCGCAAAGAGGTCGAAGTCGCACGCCTGCAAAAAGAACTCTCCGCCGAAGTGAACCGCAAGATCGGCGAACATCAGCGCGAGTTCTTCCTCAAGGAACAGCTCAAGGTCATCCAGCAAGAGCTGGGCCTGACCAAGGACGACCGCAGCGCCGATGTCGAACAATTCGAGCAGCGACTGGTGGGCAAGACGCTGCCGGCCCAGGCGCAGAAACGTATCGATGAAGAACTCAACAAGCTGTCGATCCTCGAAACCGGCTCGCCGGAATACGCCGTCACCCGTAACTACCTGGACTGGGCCACCTCAGTACCGTGGGGCGTGTATGGCGAAGACAAACTCGACCTGAAACATGCGCGCAAGGTGTTGGATAAACACCATGCGGGCCTGGACGACATCAAGAGCCGCATCCTCGAGTTCCTCGCGGTAGGCGCCTATAAAGGTGAAGTCGCCGGTTCCATCGTGCTGCTGGTGGGCCCGCCTGGCGTAGGCAAGACCAGCGTCGGTAAATCCATCGCCGAATCCCTGGGGCGGCCGTTCTACCGCTTCAGTGTCGGCGGCATGCGCGACGAGGCCGAGATCAAGGGCCACCGCCGCACCTACATCGGCGCGCTGCCGGGCAAGCTGGTGCAGGCGCTCAAGGATGTGGAAGTGATGAACCCGGTGATCATGCTCGACGAGATCGACAAGATGGGCCAGAGCTTCCAGGGCGACCCGGCCTCGGCGCTGCTTGAAACCCTCGATCCCGAGCAGAACGTCGAATTCCTCGACCACTACCTGGACCTGCGCCTGGACCTGTCCAAGGTGCTGTTCGTGTGCACCGCCAACACCCTGGACTCGATCCCCGGCCCGTTGCTCGACCGCATGGAAGTGATTCGCCTGTCGGGCTACATCACCGAAGAAAAAGTCGCCATCGCCAAGCGCCACCTGTGGCCCAAGCAGCTGGAAAAAGCCGGTGTGGCAAAAACCAGCCTGAGCATCAGCGACGGCGCCCTGCGTGCGTTGATCGATGGGTATGCGCGGGAAGCCGGCGTGCGTCAGCTGGAGAAACAACTGGGCAAACTGGTGCGCAAGGCGGTGGTCAAGCTGCTGGATGAGCCGAATTCGGTGATCAAGATCGCTAACAAGGACCTGGAAGCCTCCCTGGGCATGCCGGTGTTTCGCAATGAACAAGTGCTGTCGGGCACTGGCGTGATTACCGGCCTGGCCTGGACCAGCATGGGTGGCGCGACCTTGCCGATCGAAGCGACGCGCATCCACACGCTCAATCGCGGCTTCAAGCTCACCGGGCAACTGGGTGAGGTGATGAAGGAATCCGCCGAAATCGCCTACAGCTTCATCAGCTCCAACCTGAAGTCGTTTGGCGGTGATCCGAAGTTCTTCGATGAAGCCTTCGTCCATTTGCACGTACCGGAAGGCGCCACGCCCAAAGACGGACCGAGCGCCGGCGTGACCATGGCCAGCGCGCTGCTGTCCCTGGCACGCAACCAGCCGCCGAAAAAAGGCGTGGCCATGACCGGTGAACTGACGTTGACCGGGCATGTGCTACCGATTGGCGGCGTGCGTGAGAAGGTGATTGCGGCGCGGCGCCAGAAGATTCACGAGTTGATCCTGCCGGAGCCCAACCGTGGCAGCTTTGAAGAGCTGCCGGAGTACCTGAAGGAAGGCATGACGGTGCATTTTGCCAAGCGTTTTGCGGATGTGGCGAAGGTGCTTTTCTGA
- a CDS encoding GntR family transcriptional regulator, with protein MKPVSAPASRYAMIHKVMRDAIVNGTARHGLVLLEAPLAELFGTSRVPVRKALDLLHDEGLICRFNGRGYLINPEGLAVEPLRLPLSHAHLGLNGDDELVDTRPLGERIVEEIGAALSTCIAFGHYRLDEQAAADHYGVSRAVVREALMRLRDRGLVEKEPYSQWLAGPLTAREVTEDYELRACLEPEALRQSAPGLDRELLEAMLQRVTAAQQNPQCSLEAIEQIEEDLHQRCLAGLQNRKIAALIRQGQSPMIISRIFHRLLGIGADPAMLAEHRLILELLLHGAFDAAALNLREHLQRARQRMLQRLKVLSVLPEQPLPAYLHKIS; from the coding sequence ATGAAACCAGTGTCCGCCCCGGCATCCCGTTACGCGATGATTCACAAGGTGATGCGTGATGCAATCGTCAACGGCACCGCGCGCCACGGGCTTGTGCTGCTGGAGGCGCCGCTGGCCGAGCTGTTCGGCACCAGCCGCGTGCCGGTGCGCAAGGCGCTGGACCTGCTGCACGATGAGGGCCTGATCTGCCGCTTCAACGGCCGTGGCTACCTGATCAATCCCGAAGGCCTGGCCGTGGAGCCGCTGCGCCTGCCCCTGAGCCACGCACACCTGGGCCTCAACGGCGACGACGAGCTGGTGGACACCCGGCCCCTGGGCGAGCGGATCGTCGAGGAAATCGGTGCGGCGCTGTCCACCTGCATCGCCTTTGGCCATTACCGCCTGGACGAACAAGCCGCCGCCGACCACTACGGCGTCAGCCGCGCCGTGGTCCGCGAAGCGCTGATGCGCCTGCGCGACCGTGGCCTGGTGGAGAAAGAGCCCTACTCCCAATGGTTGGCCGGGCCGTTGACCGCGCGGGAAGTCACCGAAGACTACGAACTGCGCGCCTGCCTGGAACCCGAGGCCCTTCGCCAGAGCGCGCCGGGCCTCGACCGGGAACTCCTCGAAGCCATGTTGCAGCGGGTCACGGCGGCCCAGCAGAACCCGCAATGCAGCCTGGAAGCCATCGAGCAGATCGAAGAGGACTTGCACCAGCGCTGCCTGGCCGGCCTGCAGAACCGCAAGATCGCCGCGCTGATCCGCCAGGGCCAGAGCCCGATGATCATCAGTCGGATTTTCCATCGATTGCTGGGAATCGGCGCCGATCCGGCCATGCTCGCCGAACATCGCCTGATCCTGGAGCTTTTGCTCCATGGCGCTTTCGATGCGGCCGCGCTGAACCTGCGCGAGCACCTGCAACGGGCGCGGCAGCGAATGTTGCAGCGCTTGAAGGTGCTCTCGGTACTGCCCGAGCAGCCATTGCCGGCCTACCTCCACAAAATCAGCTGA
- a CDS encoding amidase, which yields MSDSTSMAEAFATGRSDPVQVLEQALARASTAPSVFISLCTERALREAQASAARWRAGQPLSVFDGVPLAWKDLFDVAGSITTAGAAYRREAPAALLDAPSVGLLCRAGMVSVGKTNLSELAYSGLGLNPHFGTPHNPNSSDQPRIPGGSSSGSAVAVAAGIVPIAMGTDTAGSIRIPAALNGVVGYRSSCRRYSRDGVFPLARSLDSLGPLARSVRDALVIDDLLHGRAHTHIARSLKGQRFVLEQGALEGIEPAVRNNLLRAVDQLKAAGALIDLRPCAAFQAALDLIRQHGWLGAFEAFALHQALLDSPDAEQLDPRVRRRLEAARGLPASQLIHLTDARRRLQNQLSDDLDGALLITPTVAHVAPALAPLEADDELFVSTNLATLRLTMPGSLLDMPGVSLPSGRDALGLPTALLLSAPSGEDARLLRAALSVETALNP from the coding sequence ATGTCAGACTCCACGTCAATGGCCGAAGCGTTCGCCACCGGTCGCAGCGACCCGGTGCAAGTGCTCGAACAAGCGCTTGCCCGCGCGAGCACGGCGCCCAGCGTGTTCATCTCGCTGTGCACCGAGCGTGCCTTGCGTGAGGCGCAAGCGTCCGCCGCGCGCTGGCGTGCCGGTCAGCCGCTGAGTGTGTTCGACGGCGTGCCCCTGGCCTGGAAGGACTTGTTTGACGTGGCCGGCAGCATCACCACCGCAGGCGCCGCTTATCGCCGCGAGGCGCCAGCCGCTTTGCTTGATGCGCCAAGCGTGGGGCTGTTGTGCCGCGCCGGGATGGTCAGCGTGGGCAAGACCAACCTCAGTGAGCTGGCGTATTCGGGCCTGGGCCTGAACCCGCATTTCGGCACGCCTCACAACCCCAACAGCAGCGACCAGCCGCGGATTCCCGGCGGTTCTTCATCGGGTTCGGCCGTGGCGGTGGCGGCTGGGATTGTGCCGATTGCCATGGGCACCGACACCGCTGGCTCGATCCGCATTCCCGCCGCCCTGAATGGCGTGGTGGGCTACCGCAGTAGCTGCCGCCGCTACAGCCGCGACGGCGTGTTTCCATTGGCGCGCAGCCTTGACAGCCTCGGCCCGCTGGCCCGCAGCGTGCGTGATGCCCTGGTCATCGACGACCTGCTCCACGGCCGTGCGCACACCCATATCGCTCGCAGCCTGAAGGGCCAGCGTTTCGTGCTCGAGCAAGGCGCGCTGGAAGGCATTGAACCGGCAGTGCGCAATAACCTGCTGCGCGCGGTGGACCAACTCAAGGCTGCCGGTGCGTTGATCGACCTGCGCCCCTGCGCCGCCTTCCAGGCCGCCCTCGACCTGATCCGGCAACACGGCTGGCTCGGCGCTTTCGAAGCCTTCGCCCTGCACCAGGCCCTGCTCGACAGCCCTGACGCCGAGCAACTCGACCCTCGCGTACGCCGCCGCCTCGAAGCCGCGCGCGGCTTGCCAGCCAGCCAACTGATCCACCTGACTGACGCCCGCAGGCGTCTGCAGAACCAACTGAGCGACGACCTCGACGGCGCTCTGCTGATCACCCCGACCGTCGCCCACGTCGCCCCGGCGCTGGCGCCGCTGGAGGCCGACGACGAATTGTTCGTCAGCACCAACCTGGCGACTCTGCGCCTGACCATGCCCGGCAGCCTGCTCGACATGCCGGGCGTCAGCCTGCCCAGCGGCCGCGATGCCCTGGGCCTGCCCACCGCGCTGCTACTCAGCGCCCCTAGTGGCGAAGACGCGCGCCTGCTCAGGGCCGCGCTGTCGGTCGAAACCGCCCTCAACCCTTAA
- a CDS encoding polysaccharide deacetylase, whose translation MAKDILCAFGVDVDAVAGWLGSYGGEDSPDDISRGLFAGEIGAPRLLKLFERYGLRTTWFIPGHSMETFPEQMKAVADAGHEIGVHGYSHENPIAMTAEQEEIVLDKSIELITQVTGKRPTGYVAPWWEFSKVTNELLLKKGIKYDHSLMHNDFHPYYVRKGDSWTKIDYSQHPDTWMKPLVRGEETDLVEIPANWYLDDLPPMMFIKKAPNSHGFVNPRHLEEMWRDQFDWVYREHEHAVFTMTIHPDVSGRPQVLLMLERLIEHIQSHAGVRFVTFDEIADDFIRRQPRT comes from the coding sequence ATGGCTAAAGACATTCTCTGTGCATTTGGCGTCGACGTTGACGCCGTCGCCGGCTGGCTCGGTTCCTACGGCGGTGAAGACTCGCCGGACGACATCTCCCGCGGCCTGTTCGCCGGTGAAATCGGCGCGCCGCGCCTGCTCAAATTGTTCGAGCGCTACGGCCTGCGCACCACCTGGTTTATCCCCGGCCACTCGATGGAAACCTTTCCCGAGCAGATGAAGGCCGTGGCCGACGCCGGCCACGAAATCGGTGTGCATGGCTACAGTCACGAAAACCCCATCGCGATGACCGCCGAGCAGGAAGAAATCGTCCTCGATAAATCCATCGAACTGATCACCCAGGTCACCGGCAAGCGCCCCACTGGCTACGTCGCGCCGTGGTGGGAATTCAGCAAAGTCACCAACGAGCTGCTGCTGAAAAAAGGCATCAAGTACGACCACAGCCTGATGCACAACGACTTTCACCCTTACTACGTGCGCAAGGGCGACAGCTGGACCAAGATCGACTACAGCCAGCACCCCGACACCTGGATGAAACCCCTGGTGCGCGGCGAGGAAACCGACCTGGTGGAAATCCCGGCCAACTGGTACCTCGACGACCTGCCGCCGATGATGTTCATCAAGAAAGCCCCCAACAGCCACGGCTTCGTCAACCCGCGTCACCTGGAAGAAATGTGGCGCGACCAGTTCGACTGGGTCTACCGCGAGCATGAACACGCGGTGTTCACCATGACCATCCACCCCGACGTGTCCGGCCGCCCGCAAGTGCTGCTGATGCTTGAGCGTTTGATCGAACACATCCAGAGCCATGCCGGCGTGCGCTTCGTCACCTTCGATGAAATCGCCGACGACTTTATCCGCCGTCAACCCCGCACCTGA
- a CDS encoding MFS transporter, with translation MSIYNKLDLTGWKPRQLTSQEVRFATWIAFFAWVFAVYDFILFGTLLPEIGRHFGWGEVEQAQIATWVAVGTAVVAFAIGPVVDKLGRRQGIILTVAGSALCSALTAIGGAWGKSPLILIRSLGGLGYAEETVNATYLSELYGASQDPRLTKRRGFIYSLVQGGWPVGALIAAGLTALLLPIIGWQGCFVFAAIPAIVIAIMARKLKESPQFQIHQRISQLRKRGAVSEAQNVAVTYGVDYDEHSKAGLKAAFRGPARRATLVIGAALLLNWAAIQVFSVLGTSVIVSVHHISFENSLIILVLSNLVGYCGYLSHGWMGDKIGRRNVIGLGWMLGGLAFAGMLFGPSNMPMVVGLYSLGLFFLIGPYSAALFFISESFPTSIRATGGAIIHAMGPIGAVLAGFGATQVLSAGSDWQTAALWFGALPCFLSGALMFAARHVRPETVQ, from the coding sequence ATGTCTATCTACAACAAGCTTGACCTGACTGGCTGGAAACCCCGGCAACTGACGTCCCAGGAAGTGCGCTTCGCCACCTGGATCGCGTTCTTTGCCTGGGTGTTCGCGGTGTATGACTTCATCCTGTTCGGCACCCTGCTGCCGGAGATCGGCCGGCACTTTGGCTGGGGTGAAGTGGAGCAGGCGCAAATCGCGACCTGGGTGGCGGTGGGCACGGCGGTGGTCGCGTTCGCCATTGGTCCCGTCGTCGATAAACTGGGGCGCCGCCAGGGGATTATTCTGACCGTGGCCGGCTCCGCACTGTGCTCGGCGCTCACCGCGATTGGCGGGGCGTGGGGCAAGTCGCCGCTGATCCTGATTCGCTCGCTGGGTGGCTTGGGGTATGCCGAGGAAACCGTCAATGCGACGTATCTGAGTGAGCTGTACGGCGCCTCGCAAGACCCGAGACTGACCAAGCGTCGCGGCTTCATCTACAGCCTGGTACAAGGCGGCTGGCCGGTCGGGGCCTTGATCGCGGCGGGGTTGACCGCGCTGCTGCTGCCGATTATCGGATGGCAGGGCTGCTTCGTCTTCGCCGCGATCCCGGCCATTGTGATCGCGATCATGGCGCGCAAGCTCAAGGAGAGCCCGCAGTTCCAGATTCACCAGCGCATCAGCCAACTGCGTAAACGCGGTGCGGTGAGCGAGGCGCAGAACGTCGCCGTGACCTACGGCGTGGATTATGACGAACACAGCAAGGCCGGCCTCAAGGCCGCATTCCGGGGCCCGGCGCGGCGCGCCACCCTGGTGATCGGCGCCGCGCTGTTGCTCAACTGGGCGGCGATCCAGGTGTTCAGCGTGCTGGGCACCTCGGTGATCGTCAGCGTGCACCACATCTCGTTCGAGAACTCGCTGATCATCCTCGTGCTGTCGAACCTGGTGGGCTATTGCGGGTACCTCAGCCATGGTTGGATGGGCGACAAGATCGGGCGGCGCAACGTGATCGGCCTGGGCTGGATGCTCGGCGGCCTGGCATTCGCCGGGATGCTGTTCGGCCCGAGCAACATGCCGATGGTAGTCGGGCTGTACAGCCTGGGCCTGTTCTTCCTGATCGGGCCGTACTCGGCGGCGCTGTTCTTCATCAGCGAAAGCTTCCCCACCAGCATCCGCGCCACCGGTGGCGCGATCATCCATGCCATGGGCCCGATCGGCGCCGTGTTGGCCGGGTTTGGCGCCACCCAGGTGTTGTCCGCCGGCAGCGACTGGCAGACCGCCGCGCTGTGGTTCGGCGCGCTGCCGTGCTTCTTGTCCGGCGCGTTGATGTTTGCCGCGCGCCATGTGCGTCCGGAAACCGTTCAGTAA
- a CDS encoding SDR family NAD(P)-dependent oxidoreductase encodes MNRKVALITGAASGIGQALAVAYGRSGVSVVGGYYPADPHDPQSTVALVEAAGGECLMLALDVGDSASVDAMAEQAVQHFGRLDYAVANAGLLRRAPLLEMSDALWDEMLNIDLTGVMRTFRAATRHMREGGALVAISSIAGGVYGWQEHSHYAAAKAGVPGLCRSLAVELAAKGIRCNAVIPGLIETPQSLDAKNSLGPEGLAKAAKAIPLGRVGRADEVASLVQFLTSDASSYVTGQSIIIDGGLTVRWPD; translated from the coding sequence ATGAACCGTAAAGTTGCCTTGATTACCGGTGCCGCCAGCGGCATCGGCCAAGCCCTTGCCGTGGCCTACGGGCGCAGCGGCGTGTCGGTGGTGGGCGGGTATTACCCGGCCGATCCCCATGATCCGCAAAGCACGGTTGCCCTGGTGGAAGCAGCCGGTGGCGAGTGCCTGATGCTGGCGCTGGACGTGGGCGACAGCGCCTCGGTGGATGCCATGGCCGAGCAAGCGGTGCAGCATTTTGGGCGCCTCGATTACGCGGTGGCCAATGCCGGCTTGTTGCGTCGCGCGCCGCTGTTGGAAATGAGCGATGCGTTGTGGGATGAGATGCTCAATATCGACCTCACGGGGGTGATGCGCACCTTCCGCGCGGCGACCCGGCATATGCGCGAAGGCGGCGCGCTGGTGGCGATTTCCTCGATTGCCGGCGGCGTGTATGGCTGGCAGGAACACAGCCACTACGCGGCGGCCAAGGCCGGGGTGCCGGGGTTGTGTCGTTCGCTGGCGGTGGAATTGGCGGCCAAGGGCATTCGGTGCAATGCAGTGATCCCGGGGTTGATCGAGACGCCGCAGTCATTGGATGCGAAGAATTCACTGGGGCCTGAAGGGTTGGCCAAGGCTGCCAAGGCAATTCCCCTGGGCCGGGTAGGGCGGGCGGATGAAGTGGCGTCGCTGGTGCAGTTTTTGACCAGTGATGCATCGAGCTACGTGACCGGGCAAAGCATCATCATCGACGGCGGCCTGACCGTGCGCTGGCCTGACTGA
- a CDS encoding SDR family NAD(P)-dependent oxidoreductase, translating to MSLLNNRRAVITGAGSGIGAAIAQAYAVEGARLVLADRNAASLAEVAITCRNLGAEVFECLADVGTVEGAQASVDRCVEHFGGIDILVNNAGMLTQARCVDLSLEMWNDMLRVDLTSVFIASQRALPHMLAQRWGRIINVASQLGIKGGAELSHYAAAKAGVIGFTKSLALEVAKDNVLVNAIAPGPIETPLVGGISDSWKRAKAAELPLGRFGLADEVAPTAVLLASTPGGNLFVGQTLGPNAGDVMP from the coding sequence ATGAGCCTGTTGAATAACCGCCGCGCCGTCATCACCGGGGCCGGCAGCGGCATCGGTGCCGCCATTGCCCAGGCTTACGCGGTCGAGGGCGCTCGCCTGGTGTTGGCCGACCGCAACGCCGCGAGCCTGGCCGAAGTCGCGATCACCTGTCGCAACCTGGGCGCCGAGGTGTTCGAATGCTTGGCCGATGTCGGTACCGTCGAAGGCGCCCAGGCCAGTGTCGACCGTTGCGTCGAGCACTTCGGCGGGATCGACATCCTGGTCAACAATGCCGGCATGCTGACCCAGGCGCGTTGCGTCGATCTCTCCCTCGAGATGTGGAACGACATGTTGCGGGTTGACCTCACCAGCGTGTTCATCGCCAGCCAGCGCGCCTTGCCGCATATGCTCGCGCAGCGCTGGGGGCGGATCATCAACGTCGCCTCGCAACTGGGCATCAAGGGCGGTGCCGAGCTGAGTCACTACGCGGCGGCCAAGGCCGGGGTGATCGGCTTCACCAAGTCCCTGGCCCTGGAAGTGGCCAAGGACAATGTGCTGGTCAACGCCATCGCCCCAGGCCCCATCGAAACCCCGCTGGTGGGCGGCATCAGCGACAGCTGGAAACGCGCCAAGGCCGCCGAACTGCCCCTGGGCCGGTTCGGCCTGGCGGACGAAGTCGCGCCCACCGCCGTGCTGCTGGCCAGTACCCCGGGCGGTAACCTGTTCGTCGGCCAGACCCTCGGCCCGAACGCCGGCGATGTCATGCCATGA
- a CDS encoding GTP-binding protein: MSIALNVITGFLGSGKTTLLKRLLQGESLGDTALLINEFGDVGIDHLLVEEVAPDTVLLPSGCVCCSIRGELKDALLGLLQRRERGEIPAFKRVILETTGLADPAPILATLNNDVQLRGRFHIGLVITLVDASHAALQERLHPEWLAQVAAADRLLLSKTDLVDDCAALREHLHALNGGTLILDTQAIHSGDQLLLGEGVRGTEPAVEVSRWQLHQPATANHGAAQVCCLSFEQPLDWVGFGVWLSMLLRCHGERILRVKGLLNVNASSAPIVIHGVQHCLHAPVHLPAWPGTERQSRLVFILRGLDPALLRRSFDVFARRFAA, encoded by the coding sequence ATGAGCATTGCCCTGAATGTGATCACCGGTTTCCTCGGCAGCGGCAAAACCACCTTGCTCAAGCGCCTGTTGCAGGGCGAAAGCCTGGGCGACACCGCATTGCTGATCAATGAGTTCGGCGATGTCGGCATCGACCACCTGTTGGTGGAGGAAGTCGCGCCAGACACCGTCCTGCTGCCGAGCGGCTGTGTGTGCTGCTCGATTCGCGGCGAGTTGAAAGACGCACTGCTCGGCCTGTTGCAACGCCGTGAACGCGGGGAAATCCCGGCCTTCAAACGGGTGATCCTGGAAACCACCGGCCTGGCCGACCCCGCGCCGATCCTTGCCACGCTGAACAATGACGTGCAACTGCGCGGGCGTTTTCATATCGGCCTGGTGATCACCCTGGTCGATGCCAGCCATGCCGCCTTGCAGGAACGCCTGCACCCGGAGTGGCTGGCCCAGGTGGCGGCGGCCGACCGGCTGTTGCTGAGCAAGACCGACCTGGTCGACGATTGCGCCGCGCTGCGCGAGCATCTGCACGCCCTCAACGGCGGTACGTTGATCCTCGATACCCAGGCGATTCACAGCGGCGATCAACTGCTGCTCGGCGAGGGCGTGCGCGGCACCGAGCCCGCCGTCGAGGTCAGTCGCTGGCAACTGCATCAACCCGCCACGGCCAACCACGGCGCGGCGCAGGTGTGCTGCCTGAGCTTCGAACAACCGCTGGACTGGGTCGGGTTCGGGGTGTGGTTGTCGATGCTGCTAAGATGCCACGGCGAACGAATCCTTCGCGTCAAAGGACTGCTCAACGTGAACGCAAGCTCGGCCCCCATCGTCATCCATGGTGTGCAGCACTGCCTGCATGCCCCGGTGCATTTGCCTGCCTGGCCAGGCACTGAGCGCCAGTCGCGCCTGGTGTTCATCCTGCGCGGCCTCGACCCCGCGCTGTTGCGCCGTTCCTTCGACGTGTTCGCGCGGCGGTTCGCGGCATGA